From Catenulispora sp. EB89, the proteins below share one genomic window:
- a CDS encoding SDR family NAD(P)-dependent oxidoreductase, with protein sequence MNGEQKRAVVLTGAGGGVGRATTQALAERGFRVYAAVRESGGEFLQHPDVRAFPLDVTDPASVADAVAHVLADGCTALHGVVNNAGIIVQGPLELVTAQDLRHQFDVNVFGAVAVTQAFLPLLRAGRGRLVNITAATARVAGPFFGPISASKAALQSLSDAQRLELAHWGLPVVVVEPGFVDTAIFAKAAQATAKATAALTPAERALYEAQIQAVDGALAKSKAAPPTIVADAVIRALTARKPKPRYTVGSDTRMLGLLARLPLRTRDRLLAGVMGLNKVPAAR encoded by the coding sequence ATGAACGGCGAGCAGAAGCGCGCGGTGGTGCTGACCGGCGCGGGCGGGGGCGTGGGGCGCGCGACGACACAGGCGTTGGCCGAGCGCGGGTTCCGCGTCTACGCGGCAGTGCGCGAATCGGGTGGGGAGTTTCTGCAGCACCCTGACGTCCGGGCCTTCCCGCTGGACGTCACCGATCCCGCCAGCGTGGCCGACGCCGTGGCCCACGTCCTGGCCGACGGCTGCACCGCCCTGCACGGCGTCGTCAACAACGCCGGCATCATCGTGCAGGGCCCGCTGGAGCTGGTCACCGCGCAGGACCTGCGGCACCAGTTCGACGTCAACGTCTTCGGCGCGGTCGCGGTCACCCAGGCGTTCCTGCCGCTGCTGCGCGCCGGCCGCGGCCGGCTGGTCAACATCACCGCCGCGACGGCGCGGGTCGCCGGACCGTTCTTCGGGCCGATCTCGGCGAGCAAGGCGGCGCTCCAGTCGCTGTCCGACGCCCAGCGCCTGGAGCTCGCGCACTGGGGCCTGCCGGTCGTCGTGGTCGAACCGGGCTTCGTGGACACCGCGATCTTCGCCAAGGCGGCGCAGGCCACGGCGAAGGCGACAGCAGCCCTGACTCCGGCCGAACGCGCCCTCTACGAGGCCCAGATCCAGGCCGTGGACGGCGCGCTGGCCAAGTCCAAGGCCGCCCCGCCCACGATCGTGGCCGACGCCGTGATCAGGGCGCTGACCGCGCGCAAGCCCAAGCCGCGCTACACCGTCGGATCCGACACGCGCATGCTCGGGCTGCTGGCGCGCCTGCCACTGCGGACGCGGGACCGGCTGCTGGCGGGCGTCATGGGCCTGAACAAGGTCCCCGCGGCGCGATGA
- a CDS encoding TetR/AcrR family transcriptional regulator codes for MTGSSQEATKPSRAPAVTRRAVLDAATRLVEQQGVAGLSMRKLAAELGVAVTSIYWHVGNREALLDELVQEMVHGLETLPARGTTPTARVLSLAVELRRVLRDHPHLIGLVNERGLTPAMFLPSQRALIAEISAAGLRGARAAEAVRALQYHVIGFILVERHTDRSPEQRPSAEELWQAEPAPDAALAGALATPVDADRLFAVATGALVRSLLADQAPPENQ; via the coding sequence GTGACCGGTTCAAGCCAGGAGGCGACGAAGCCGAGCCGTGCGCCGGCGGTGACCCGGCGCGCCGTGCTCGACGCCGCGACGCGCCTGGTCGAGCAGCAGGGCGTGGCCGGGCTGTCGATGCGCAAGCTCGCCGCCGAGCTGGGAGTCGCGGTCACCTCGATCTACTGGCACGTCGGTAACCGCGAGGCGCTGCTCGACGAACTGGTGCAGGAGATGGTGCACGGCCTGGAGACGCTGCCCGCGCGCGGGACGACGCCGACGGCGCGCGTGCTGTCGCTCGCGGTGGAGCTGCGCCGGGTGCTGCGGGACCACCCGCACCTGATCGGGCTGGTCAACGAGCGCGGACTGACCCCGGCGATGTTCCTGCCCTCCCAGCGGGCCCTGATCGCCGAGATCTCGGCCGCCGGACTGCGCGGCGCCCGGGCCGCCGAGGCGGTGCGGGCGTTGCAGTACCACGTGATCGGGTTCATCCTCGTCGAGCGGCACACCGACCGCTCGCCGGAGCAGCGGCCGTCGGCCGAGGAGCTGTGGCAGGCCGAGCCGGCTCCCGACGCCGCGCTGGCCGGTGCGCTGGCCACGCCGGTGGACGCCGACCGGCTGTTCGCGGTGGCGACCGGGGCGTTGGTGCGGTCGCTGCTCGCGGATCAAGCGCCACCGGAGAATCAGTAG
- a CDS encoding helix-turn-helix transcriptional regulator has product MSLRHGLLGLLAEGPASGYDLARRFSEALGSVWPAQHPQIYSELARLETAGLIEVESTGPRRRKAYRITDQGLAEVRRWLAEVEVDHTFRMETLFRAYFFWLMDPEDLKTHLASEQAFFAETAAALRGYAETKDRGEWGTSAQTRAMRIAIEAGIRINEALAGWAQWAHETDLMTAEDFGTAKPKPKENTESLDASSPDANADADER; this is encoded by the coding sequence ATGTCGCTGCGCCACGGCCTGCTCGGCCTGCTCGCCGAAGGCCCGGCCAGCGGCTACGACCTCGCCCGCCGCTTCTCCGAAGCCCTCGGCTCGGTCTGGCCGGCGCAGCACCCGCAGATCTACTCGGAGCTGGCGCGCCTGGAGACGGCCGGCCTGATCGAGGTGGAGAGCACCGGCCCGCGCCGGCGCAAGGCGTACCGCATCACCGACCAGGGCCTGGCCGAGGTGCGCCGCTGGCTCGCAGAGGTGGAGGTCGACCACACGTTCCGGATGGAGACGCTGTTCCGCGCGTACTTCTTCTGGCTGATGGACCCCGAGGACCTGAAGACACACCTGGCGTCCGAGCAGGCCTTCTTCGCCGAGACGGCGGCCGCGCTGCGCGGCTACGCCGAGACCAAGGACCGCGGCGAGTGGGGCACGAGCGCGCAGACGCGGGCGATGCGGATCGCGATCGAGGCGGGGATCCGGATAAACGAAGCGCTGGCGGGCTGGGCCCAGTGGGCGCACGAGACCGATCTCATGACCGCCGAGGACTTCGGTACGGCGAAGCCGAAGCCGAAGGAAAACACTGAATCACTCGACGCCAGCTCACCCGACGCCAACGCTGACGCCGACGAGCGCTGA
- a CDS encoding GNAT family N-acetyltransferase — MSSPLLEYPRGPRLSLREFRPDDLLAWQRIAGDPRVAAHTPWPALATPDTAGAWLSETARMAQLQPRRSFYLAVEQYGDLIGSATLDILSFPHRQGEIGVYLRPDRWAEGLGTEASRLLLELAFSRLELHRVQTTVDPRNTAGMRVAEHVKMRPEGVLLDRFLVGGQWQDRAMYAITMPEWRGGGRGGAHAAGAAGDAGAAGAGAAAEPATGVPGEAPAAEAAEGFDAFSKPAAGPGPGGAATPTTVSFEGGPEEPVLGAPVPPEADEQHADAEQEAREKFADGAFDDDEESEPQVLTAQIVMEQIEVVHILPREP, encoded by the coding sequence GTGTCTTCACCGCTCCTTGAGTACCCGAGGGGCCCTCGCCTGTCCCTGCGCGAGTTCCGCCCCGACGACCTTCTGGCCTGGCAGCGCATAGCCGGCGACCCACGGGTCGCCGCGCACACCCCGTGGCCGGCCCTGGCCACCCCGGACACCGCCGGCGCGTGGCTGTCCGAGACCGCGCGCATGGCTCAGCTCCAGCCCCGCCGCAGCTTCTACCTCGCGGTAGAGCAGTACGGGGACCTGATCGGCTCGGCGACGCTGGACATCCTCAGCTTCCCGCACCGCCAGGGCGAGATCGGCGTCTACCTCCGCCCCGACCGCTGGGCCGAGGGGCTGGGGACGGAGGCCTCGCGCCTCCTGCTGGAGCTGGCGTTCTCCCGCCTGGAGCTGCACCGCGTGCAGACCACCGTGGACCCGCGGAACACCGCGGGAATGCGGGTGGCGGAGCACGTGAAGATGCGGCCGGAGGGCGTGCTGCTGGACCGCTTCCTGGTCGGCGGCCAGTGGCAGGACCGCGCGATGTACGCGATCACCATGCCCGAGTGGCGCGGCGGCGGCCGCGGCGGAGCGCATGCGGCTGGTGCGGCGGGGGATGCGGGTGCGGCTGGTGCTGGTGCGGCGGCTGAGCCCGCGACCGGCGTCCCGGGCGAGGCTCCGGCTGCGGAAGCGGCCGAGGGCTTCGACGCCTTCAGCAAGCCTGCCGCCGGCCCCGGCCCCGGCGGCGCGGCGACTCCGACGACCGTCTCGTTCGAGGGCGGCCCCGAGGAGCCGGTGCTGGGCGCGCCAGTCCCACCGGAGGCCGACGAGCAGCACGCCGACGCCGAGCAGGAGGCCCGCGAGAAGTTCGCCGACGGCGCCTTCGACGACGACGAGGAGAGCGAGCCGCAGGTGCTGACGGCGCAGATCGTCATGGAGCAGATCGAGGTCGTGCACATCCTGCCCCGGGAGCCGTAG
- a CDS encoding PLP-dependent aminotransferase family protein: MAEILVTVDRTAGRLVEQLVVGLRDGIRAGRIAGGTVLPPSRQLAAELRLSRGLVVEAYQQLVAEGYLLSRTGAGTWVAAGHAVGERAAAPQDTAETEPEFDLTPGRPDLGAFPRTAWVGAQRRVLSDLPHTGLGYGDPGGVLRFREEIAAYLRRVRAADATPERVVAINGSAQGLALGLQALYELGHRVLAVEDPSADRPRRLLAASGMTLVGVPVDEAGLVVSELRRTSATVVFAGPAHQYPTGVVLAPARRAELIAWARAADGLVIEDDYDAEFRYDRDPVGCLQGMAPDRVLYLGTTSKSLAPALRLGWAVAPQPLADRIRDIRLHSDLGGSVLDHLAMAHLIATGAYDRHLRTVRRRYRTRRDALVTALAAELPEWKVRGVAAGLHVLVDLPPRSDEGALAAAADAQGVRVQPLAPMRFAPGPPGLVLGYAGLTPGRLAEAGRRLGVAARRV, encoded by the coding sequence GTGGCCGAGATCCTGGTGACCGTCGACCGCACCGCCGGCCGCCTGGTCGAGCAGCTGGTCGTCGGCCTGCGCGACGGCATCCGCGCGGGCCGCATCGCCGGCGGCACCGTCCTGCCGCCGAGCCGGCAGCTCGCGGCGGAGCTGCGGCTGTCGCGCGGGCTGGTGGTCGAGGCGTACCAGCAGCTGGTCGCGGAGGGGTACCTGCTCAGCCGCACCGGCGCCGGGACGTGGGTGGCGGCCGGGCACGCGGTGGGGGAGCGGGCCGCGGCGCCGCAGGACACGGCCGAAACGGAGCCGGAGTTCGACCTGACGCCGGGTCGGCCGGACCTCGGGGCGTTCCCCCGCACGGCGTGGGTCGGGGCGCAGCGCCGGGTGCTCAGCGACCTGCCGCACACCGGCCTCGGCTACGGCGATCCCGGCGGCGTGCTCCGCTTCCGCGAGGAGATCGCGGCCTACCTGCGCCGGGTGCGTGCCGCGGACGCCACGCCCGAACGCGTGGTCGCCATCAACGGCTCGGCGCAGGGCCTCGCCCTCGGGCTGCAGGCCCTGTACGAGCTCGGACACCGGGTGCTGGCGGTCGAGGACCCGTCGGCGGACCGCCCGCGCCGGTTGTTGGCCGCCTCGGGCATGACCCTGGTCGGGGTGCCGGTGGACGAGGCGGGCCTGGTGGTCTCGGAGCTGCGGCGGACGTCCGCGACCGTCGTCTTCGCGGGCCCGGCGCACCAGTACCCGACCGGAGTGGTCCTGGCCCCGGCCCGCCGCGCCGAGCTGATCGCCTGGGCCCGCGCCGCCGACGGCCTGGTCATCGAGGACGACTACGACGCCGAGTTCCGCTACGACCGCGACCCGGTCGGCTGCCTCCAGGGCATGGCCCCGGACCGCGTGCTGTACCTGGGGACGACGAGCAAGTCCCTGGCCCCCGCGCTCCGCCTCGGCTGGGCCGTCGCCCCGCAGCCCCTGGCGGACCGGATCCGCGACATCCGCCTGCACAGCGACCTCGGCGGCTCCGTCCTGGACCACCTCGCGATGGCGCACCTGATCGCCACCGGCGCCTACGACCGCCACCTGCGCACCGTCCGCCGCCGCTACCGCACCCGCCGCGACGCGCTGGTGACCGCCCTGGCCGCGGAACTGCCGGAGTGGAAGGTGCGCGGCGTCGCGGCCGGCCTGCACGTGCTGGTGGACCTGCCGCCGCGGAGCGACGAGGGCGCGCTCGCCGCCGCGGCGGACGCGCAGGGCGTGCGCGTCCAGCCGCTGGCGCCGATGCGGTTCGCGCCCGGGCCGCCCGGGCTGGTGCTCGGCTACGCCGGCCTGACGCCGGGGCGGCTGGCGGAGGCGGGACGGCGGCTGGGGGTGGCGGCGCGGCGGGTTTAG
- a CDS encoding acetoacetate decarboxylase family protein — protein sequence MPKVRYGPRDLEAVAAARESASKLPDLWSTGVHAVWETDPDALAQVLPPPLKPTAKPYVRATINQVDIFGMPLGAAAISVACAHGAEEGWYSLVMPMTTERSLIGGREVFGEPKKLAEVVVDRDGEQVAGTVTRHGVTFAEIRGRIAGALEPPAPYVKVDWYLKFLPAVDGSGFDADPLLVRCVRNEKTRALDAVEGEVILRESALDPIADLPVLRLVEITYGEKTSDQRGEVVARLDPKEILPYVHQRYDDPAQIHDSVEAPDAG from the coding sequence ATGCCCAAAGTGCGCTACGGCCCCCGCGACCTCGAAGCCGTCGCCGCGGCCCGCGAATCCGCCTCGAAACTGCCCGACCTGTGGTCCACCGGAGTGCACGCCGTCTGGGAGACCGACCCCGACGCCCTGGCCCAGGTGCTGCCTCCGCCCCTGAAGCCGACCGCCAAACCGTACGTGCGCGCCACGATCAACCAGGTCGACATCTTCGGGATGCCGCTCGGCGCCGCGGCCATCTCGGTGGCCTGCGCGCACGGCGCGGAAGAAGGCTGGTACAGCCTGGTCATGCCGATGACCACCGAGCGCTCGCTGATCGGCGGCCGCGAGGTGTTCGGCGAACCCAAGAAGCTGGCCGAGGTCGTCGTGGACCGGGACGGCGAGCAGGTGGCCGGCACGGTCACCCGGCACGGCGTCACCTTCGCCGAGATCCGCGGCCGGATCGCCGGCGCGCTGGAACCCCCGGCGCCCTACGTCAAGGTCGACTGGTATCTCAAGTTCCTGCCGGCGGTGGACGGCTCCGGCTTCGACGCCGACCCGCTGCTCGTGCGCTGCGTCCGGAACGAGAAGACCAGAGCCCTGGACGCGGTCGAGGGCGAGGTCATCCTCCGCGAGTCCGCGCTCGACCCGATCGCCGACCTCCCGGTGCTCCGGCTGGTCGAGATCACCTACGGGGAGAAGACCTCCGACCAGCGCGGCGAGGTCGTGGCGCGGCTGGATCCGAAGGAGATCCTGCCCTACGTGCACCAGCGCTACGACGACCCGGCGCAGATCCACGACTCCGTGGAGGCTCCCGATGCTGGCTGA
- a CDS encoding cyclopropane-fatty-acyl-phospholipid synthase family protein: MTVEEIVGPATRMVFHSPMSEERANRIAADLAATRPATVADYACGWGELLLRVLALAPAARGYGVDLSGRDLARGRANAAARGLGDRVEFVEGPARENARTADVVISSGAWQAFGRNVTRALEALRPLVNPGGRLFFGVEHWETVPPPERLAEMWPGTTAESYELLADLADHAVAAGFRPLRIESSTRPEWDDYESLETMDAEEWLLAEPDHPDAAAVRDRLDGKRSIWLRGHRDYFGFTMLTLGVPG, encoded by the coding sequence ATGACAGTCGAGGAGATCGTCGGTCCGGCGACGCGCATGGTGTTCCACTCGCCGATGTCCGAGGAGCGCGCGAACCGCATCGCCGCGGACCTGGCAGCCACCCGGCCGGCGACGGTCGCCGACTACGCGTGCGGCTGGGGCGAGCTGCTGCTGCGGGTACTGGCGCTGGCACCGGCCGCGCGGGGATACGGCGTGGACCTGTCGGGGCGGGATCTGGCGCGGGGACGGGCCAACGCCGCGGCCCGCGGACTCGGAGACCGGGTGGAGTTCGTCGAAGGACCGGCACGGGAGAACGCGCGGACGGCGGACGTGGTGATCAGCAGCGGGGCGTGGCAGGCGTTCGGCCGGAACGTGACGCGGGCGCTGGAAGCCCTGCGTCCGCTGGTGAATCCCGGCGGGCGGCTGTTCTTCGGGGTCGAGCACTGGGAGACCGTGCCGCCGCCGGAGCGGCTGGCCGAGATGTGGCCCGGGACCACCGCCGAAAGCTACGAGCTGCTGGCGGACCTCGCCGACCACGCCGTCGCCGCCGGGTTCCGTCCGCTGCGCATCGAGTCCTCGACCCGCCCGGAGTGGGACGACTACGAATCGCTGGAGACGATGGACGCCGAGGAGTGGCTGCTGGCCGAACCGGACCATCCGGACGCGGCGGCGGTCCGTGACCGACTGGACGGCAAGCGGAGCATCTGGCTGCGCGGACACCGTGACTACTTCGGATTCACCATGCTCACACTGGGTGTTCCCGGGTAG